The Sebastes fasciatus isolate fSebFas1 chromosome 4, fSebFas1.pri, whole genome shotgun sequence genome window below encodes:
- the cd59b gene encoding CD59 glycoprotein codes for MKRCLGLFLLVCCGMLHLGSALRCYKCSDYTGRCQNVQECTYEDSCISLSERGGKTIRQCIRYTDCDNSRLSQMFPAISGFTYRCCSSNLCNSGITNAAPPVLALVLAVAGSLLNVWWFWV; via the exons ATGAAGCGCTGCCTCGGATTATTCCTGCTGGTTTGTTGTGGGATGCTTCATCTGG gttcTGCACTTCGCTGTTACAAGTGCTCTGATTACACCGGACGCTGTCAGAATGTGCAAGAGTGCACGTATGAAGACTCCTGTATATCTCTGAGTGAGAGAG GTGGGAAGACCATTCGTCAGTGTATCAGGTACACCGACTGCGACAACTCTCGTCTCAGCCAGATGTTCCCGGCGATCTCCGGCTTCACCTACCGCTGCTGTAGTAGCAACCTGTGCAACTCTGGCATCACTAACGCGGCCCCGCCGGTCCTGGCTCTGGTTCTGGCTGTGGCGGGGTCCCTGCTGAATGTTTGGTGGTTCTGGGTCTGA